A stretch of DNA from Arctopsyche grandis isolate Sample6627 chromosome 6, ASM5162203v2, whole genome shotgun sequence:
TGCTTTAAAAAGCGCCGTCTCAAAacgttttttgtcaaataaatatggtgttgaaacgtcaacgatctcggatacaaaaaaaaacaaactgaaaaaattatgaagttaactgattctttaatgtcagAAGATGGAAGTTCAGAGCGTAAGGCTAAAACAAAATCAGGATATGAAGAAGTCGAATGGTGTATTTTGATGTGGTTCATTCAAAGAAGATCGTCTGGATGGCCAACATCTGgtccattattgtatgaaaagtattcgcgatttgACAGCTTCAAAAAGACCAGCTAACTATAAACAAAAAACcctaattgaatttcttaaccctttgagtgctgacgtcttttccgttgaaagcccgccacgcagAAAATTTTGCAAACATTTCCCACTAGAAATCCAATAAACCACAGaggtctattaatgaatgtacttttccaaaactagttacatcttcttcattgttgttaaaatgtaatgctcacaatctaaataccagttagggatttccatcgggaaattctgctgtggttataaattcagaaattccggtacaaaccagtctttataaacgttgtcaaatgaatgacatggagtacaaaacccatgttcaatgcattttttttcaattctatcTGGAAAGGCTCAGCGGGTAGCATTcttatttactttgtacatgatCAAAATACAATGCCTAtcagcgtttttcaggcccatggatgcgttggtcagcattcaaagggtaaatataagtataatttaatattgatcttcatggaaatgtagaaaaataaaaattattcctaCTGAATGTACACGTTTTTCCCTGTGAATTGTGAATTTTCCGATTATCTGGACtaccttcatccccaattaatccggataatcgaggttctactgtatatGATTCATACGTACATTTCTTTTTCTAACAAAGTCTTAATTACATGACATCCTTTAGCAAGCGCTTGGTCTTGCTTATTACACAATATCAAAAAGTGCGCGTGATTGCGCAATATCACAGAATCGGAAAGAATATTGTAGAGATATCTGCAAAGAGAAGTTGACATGAATTCGGGACATCTAAATATctcacaaaataaaacaatcaacgaaaaaaaaattactcagCAACGTCTCTAATTTCCTTTTGAATCGTTACCGAATCCAATATGAAGACTATTCCTCTCGCGTCATTCTTATACTTATCGAATAATTGTGAGCGTACTCGTTCGTGGCCGGGGACGTCTACGATTTTTAAAGGCGtctagaaataaaaaatatttgagtgTATATTTGCATGCAAGTgcttaagagaaaaaaatatatacataataccttTCCTATGGCATACTCTCCGATGTTTTCCTTAATCGAAGTGTGTGTGTGAACGAAATGGGAATGTAAAAGACGGGCAAATATTAACGTCTTGCCTGAATCACTGAGGCCTGTGAGTAAGACGCATCTTCGAGACTGCTGGCGGAAAAACCGTATCCAAATGAGTACTGGAAAAGAAAATTCAAacggttatatgtatatataaaatataagattagTGCTGAAGAAATCTGATAAAAATTTTAAGCAggacattttcaaaaaaaaaaaaattactttataaTCTGTATTGAAAAAACGGTCTTAGAAAATTTGTGCAAATTGGATGAAAGAAATTTTGAATTGGACCAGGACGTAAAACATTGAACGGTGCATCGAAACGATGGTGATTGTGGTATACGAGAGATTGGCAGTTGTGAAGAATATGGGTGAGAAGTGTGTGCATATGGAGTGTGTGATGGTGTGATAGGTTAGCATTTGGTTTGCCGGTTTGTTGAATGAAAACGGTGACTGACTGCAGGTGGCCACCAGGAAGACGATCGTGGAGATGATCAGCTGCAGGGTTTTGTCGTTTTGGGACATCATCGTGCGATCGGCTCGAAGGAGAAAAGGAGCACTCGTGCAAGTGCCAAATGGCCGTCAAACGTCACCAGCCACCACTTGGCCGGTCTGTAGGCGTACAGTAAGCCTAGCAGTTGCCAGCTAGCACTACTGTACTCGTACTGACACAAACGCGCGGGCCTAACAACGCTTTTAACGGCCGTGTACctgtgatttatttatgtatattcttctggttcggtgattattggtcaccaagcgctcgcccaaaagttactaaaatctctataacggaacatctgtcaGACGAGAagtccattatttttttttattttatttaaggataACCAAcagttttaatttcaaaacagaacaaatagtaaaatacataacaaaagaccaattatatgtttccgctggtagtaataaactaaaACATACAAGTaatcaaccagcagcgtggtctagtggtgaatgttgaattatttcgtacttgatgttgcGAGTTCGATTCCCGACTGTGtgaagtctcgctgttggcca
This window harbors:
- the SrpRbeta gene encoding signal recognition particle receptor beta; translation: MMSQNDKTLQLIISTIVFLVATCILIWIRFFRQQSRRCVLLTGLSDSGKTLIFARLLHSHFVHTHTSIKENIGEYAIGKTPLKIVDVPGHERVRSQLFDKYKNDARGIVFILDSVTIQKEIRDVAEYLYNILSDSVILRNHAHFLILCNKQDQALAKGCHVIKTLLEKEINLLRKTKSSQLQSVDPSHSSTNVFLGKKEKDFDFSQSSIDVEIVECCAIDESNDKPANINYLCQWLTEISY